The Bos indicus x Bos taurus breed Angus x Brahman F1 hybrid chromosome 13, Bos_hybrid_MaternalHap_v2.0, whole genome shotgun sequence genome includes a region encoding these proteins:
- the LOC113903626 gene encoding uncharacterized protein LOC113903626 isoform X1, producing the protein MLRGARRTVLNFPSPFLGENWTQRIKFPFCCLIWRLQFPPLLLLGVTCHAVVGSLWRPSLQGNANLLHLSRNRSNPEQGYCERGARLVSSLDFWTLSSENLIAVLPTDPVKENYVRKVKNCVFSIAFPTPFQSRVRLVAVSKEVLEDILDLDLSVSETDDFIQLVSGGKIVFGSIPLAHRYGGHQFGIWADQLGDGRAHLIGIYMNRQGEKWELQLKGSGKTPYSRNGDGRAILRSSLREFLCSEAMHYLGIPTSRAASLVVSDDVVWRDQFYNGNLAKERGAVVLRVAKSWFRIGSLEILTHSGELDLLRMLLDFIIQEYFPLVDVKEPNRYVDFFSIVVFETAQLIALWMSVGFAHGVCNTDNFSLLSITIDYGPFGFMEAYNPDFVPNTSDDERRYKIGNQANIGMFNLNKLLQALNPLLNPRQKQLATQILKEYPVLYYTRFRELFKAKLGLLGKSEGDDDLIAFLLHLMEKTEADFTMTFRQLSEITQSQLQELVIPQEFWALKMISKHKLFPAWVSQYLSRLKSNISDSDSERRKRMTAVNPRYVLKNWMAESAVQKAERNDFSEVHLLQQVLRHPFQKHSAAERAGYSSPTPSWARDLRVSCSS; encoded by the exons ATGCTGCGGGGCGCCCGACGAACAGTCCTTAACTTTCCTTCTCCGTTTTTAGGCGAAAATTGGACGCAGAGGATCAAGTTCCCGTTTTGCTGCCTAATTTGGAGGCTCCAGTTTCCGCCGCTGCTTCTCTTGGGCGTCACCTGCCACGCCGTTGTCGGCTCCTTATGGCGACCTAGCCTTCAGGGAAATGCCAACCTTTTGCACCTTTCCAGAAACAGGTCAAACCCCGAGCAGGGCTATTGTGAAAGAGGAGCTAGATTAGTCTCGTCTCTCGACTTCTGGACTCTCTCCTCTGAAAACCTCATAG ctgTGTTGCCAACTGATCCTGTTAAAGAAAATTATGTGCGTAAAGTGAAAAACTGTGTTTTTTCAATTGCCTTCCCCACTCCTTTCCAATCAAGAGTACGTCTTGTAGCAGTTTCAAAG GAAGTGCTAGAAGATATTTTGGACCTTGATTTATCTGTCTCAGAAACAGATGATTTTATCCAGCTTGTAAGTGGTGGAAAGATAGTATTTGGATCCATTCCATTGGCTCACAGATATGGCGGCCACCAG tTTGGGATATGGGCAGATCAGCTTGGGGATGGAAGAGCCCATCTTATTGGAATTTACATGAACAG gcaAGGTGAAAAATGGGAGCTGCAATTAAAAGGCTCAGGAAAGACCCCATATTCCCG AAATGGCGATGGCAGAGCCATCCTTCGTTCCTCTCTGAGAGAATTTCTGTGTAGTGAAGCTATGCATTATCTCGGAATTCCCACCAGCAGAGCTGCAAG TCTGGTTGTGAGTGATGATGTGGTATGGAGAGATCAATTCTACAATGGAAACCTTGCAAAAGAACGAG GCGCAGTAGTGCTGCGTGTTGCAAAATCCTGGTTTAGAATTGGATCATTAGAAATTTTGACTCATTCTGGTGAACTGGATTTACTAAG GATGTTATTAGACTTCATCATACAGGAGTACTTCCCCTTAGTAGATGTCAAGGAACCTAACAGATATGTg gatttcttttctATTGTGGTGTTTGAGACGGCACAGCTCATTGCCTTGTGGATGTCTGTTGGTTTTGCTCATG gtgTTTGTAATACTGATAACTTCAGTTTGTTATCCATTACAATTGACTATGGTCCATTTGGTTTTATGGAGGCCTATAATCCAG ATTTTGTACCAAACACATCTGATGatgaaagaagatataaaataggAAATCAGGCCAATATTGGGATGTTTAATTTAAACAAGTTGTTACAAGCACTAAACCCATTATTGAATCCTAGGCAAAAGCAACT TGCCACTCAGATCCTTAAGGAGTATCCCGTTCTTTACTATACAAG ATTTAGAGAACTGTTCAAAGCCAAATTGGGATTACTTGGAAAAAGCGAGGGTGATGATGATTTAATTGCATTTCTCTTACAT CTCATGGAAAAGACAGAAGCTGACTTTACAATGACATTTCGGCAGCTCAGTGAGATCACTCAAAGCCAATTACAGGAACTAGTCATTCCTCAG GAATTCTGGGCACTGAAAATGATCTCAAAGCACAAACTCTTTCCTGCCTGGGTGTCCCAGTACCTTTCGAGACTCAAGAG tAACATCAGTGACTCAgattctgaaagaagaaaaagaatgacag CTGTTAATCCTAGATATGTGCTGAAGAACTGGATGGCAGAATCCGCAGTGCAAAAAGCAGAAAGGAATGATTTTTCAGAG GTCCACCTCCTCCAGCAAGTTCTCCGCCATCCTTTCCAGAAGCATTCTGCAGCTGAGAGAGCAGGCTATTCCTCCCCAACTCCTTCCTGGGCCAGAGATCTCAGGGTTAGCTGCTCATCTTAA
- the LOC113903626 gene encoding uncharacterized protein LOC113903626 isoform X4: MKILLITLAVLPTDPVKENYVRKVKNCVFSIAFPTPFQSRVRLVAVSKEVLEDILDLDLSVSETDDFIQLVSGGKIVFGSIPLAHRYGGHQFGIWADQLGDGRAHLIGIYMNRQGEKWELQLKGSGKTPYSRNGDGRAILRSSLREFLCSEAMHYLGIPTSRAASLVVSDDVVWRDQFYNGNLAKERGAVVLRVAKSWFRIGSLEILTHSGELDLLRMLLDFIIQEYFPLVDVKEPNRYVDFFSIVVFETAQLIALWMSVGFAHGVCNTDNFSLLSITIDYGPFGFMEAYNPDFVPNTSDDERRYKIGNQANIGMFNLNKLLQALNPLLNPRQKQLATQILKEYPVLYYTRFRELFKAKLGLLGKSEGDDDLIAFLLHLMEKTEADFTMTFRQLSEITQSQLQELVIPQEFWALKMISKHKLFPAWVSQYLSRLKSNISDSDSERRKRMTAVNPRYVLKNWMAESAVQKAERNDFSEVHLLQQVLRHPFQKHSAAERAGYSSPTPSWARDLRVSCSS, from the exons ATGAAGATACTGTTGATAACACTAG ctgTGTTGCCAACTGATCCTGTTAAAGAAAATTATGTGCGTAAAGTGAAAAACTGTGTTTTTTCAATTGCCTTCCCCACTCCTTTCCAATCAAGAGTACGTCTTGTAGCAGTTTCAAAG GAAGTGCTAGAAGATATTTTGGACCTTGATTTATCTGTCTCAGAAACAGATGATTTTATCCAGCTTGTAAGTGGTGGAAAGATAGTATTTGGATCCATTCCATTGGCTCACAGATATGGCGGCCACCAG tTTGGGATATGGGCAGATCAGCTTGGGGATGGAAGAGCCCATCTTATTGGAATTTACATGAACAG gcaAGGTGAAAAATGGGAGCTGCAATTAAAAGGCTCAGGAAAGACCCCATATTCCCG AAATGGCGATGGCAGAGCCATCCTTCGTTCCTCTCTGAGAGAATTTCTGTGTAGTGAAGCTATGCATTATCTCGGAATTCCCACCAGCAGAGCTGCAAG TCTGGTTGTGAGTGATGATGTGGTATGGAGAGATCAATTCTACAATGGAAACCTTGCAAAAGAACGAG GCGCAGTAGTGCTGCGTGTTGCAAAATCCTGGTTTAGAATTGGATCATTAGAAATTTTGACTCATTCTGGTGAACTGGATTTACTAAG GATGTTATTAGACTTCATCATACAGGAGTACTTCCCCTTAGTAGATGTCAAGGAACCTAACAGATATGTg gatttcttttctATTGTGGTGTTTGAGACGGCACAGCTCATTGCCTTGTGGATGTCTGTTGGTTTTGCTCATG gtgTTTGTAATACTGATAACTTCAGTTTGTTATCCATTACAATTGACTATGGTCCATTTGGTTTTATGGAGGCCTATAATCCAG ATTTTGTACCAAACACATCTGATGatgaaagaagatataaaataggAAATCAGGCCAATATTGGGATGTTTAATTTAAACAAGTTGTTACAAGCACTAAACCCATTATTGAATCCTAGGCAAAAGCAACT TGCCACTCAGATCCTTAAGGAGTATCCCGTTCTTTACTATACAAG ATTTAGAGAACTGTTCAAAGCCAAATTGGGATTACTTGGAAAAAGCGAGGGTGATGATGATTTAATTGCATTTCTCTTACAT CTCATGGAAAAGACAGAAGCTGACTTTACAATGACATTTCGGCAGCTCAGTGAGATCACTCAAAGCCAATTACAGGAACTAGTCATTCCTCAG GAATTCTGGGCACTGAAAATGATCTCAAAGCACAAACTCTTTCCTGCCTGGGTGTCCCAGTACCTTTCGAGACTCAAGAG tAACATCAGTGACTCAgattctgaaagaagaaaaagaatgacag CTGTTAATCCTAGATATGTGCTGAAGAACTGGATGGCAGAATCCGCAGTGCAAAAAGCAGAAAGGAATGATTTTTCAGAG GTCCACCTCCTCCAGCAAGTTCTCCGCCATCCTTTCCAGAAGCATTCTGCAGCTGAGAGAGCAGGCTATTCCTCCCCAACTCCTTCCTGGGCCAGAGATCTCAGGGTTAGCTGCTCATCTTAA
- the LOC113903626 gene encoding uncharacterized protein LOC113903626 isoform X3 has protein sequence MLRGARRTVLNFPSPFLGENWTQRIKFPFCCLIWRLQFPPLLLLGVTCHAVVGSLWRPSLQGNANLLHLSRNRSNPEQGYCERGARLVSSLDFWTLSSENLIAVLPTDPVKENYVRKVKNCVFSIAFPTPFQSRVRLVAVSKEVLEDILDLDLSVSETDDFIQLVSGGKIVFGSIPLAHRYGGHQFGIWADQLGDGRAHLIGIYMNRQGEKWELQLKGSGKTPYSRNGDGRAILRSSLREFLCSEAMHYLGIPTSRAASLVVSDDVVWRDQFYNGNLAKERGAVVLRVAKSWFRIGSLEILTHSGELDLLRMLLDFIIQEYFPLVDVKEPNRYVDFFSIVVFETAQLIALWMSVGFAHGVCNTDNFSLLSITIDYGPFGFMEAYNPDFVPNTSDDERRYKIGNQANIGMFNLNKLLQALNPLLNPRQKQLATQILKEYPVLYYTRFRELFKAKLGLLGKSEGDDDLIAFLLHLMEKTEADFTMTFRQLSEITQSQLQELVIPQEFWALKMISKHKLFPAWVSQYLSRLKSLLWMRRVC, from the exons ATGCTGCGGGGCGCCCGACGAACAGTCCTTAACTTTCCTTCTCCGTTTTTAGGCGAAAATTGGACGCAGAGGATCAAGTTCCCGTTTTGCTGCCTAATTTGGAGGCTCCAGTTTCCGCCGCTGCTTCTCTTGGGCGTCACCTGCCACGCCGTTGTCGGCTCCTTATGGCGACCTAGCCTTCAGGGAAATGCCAACCTTTTGCACCTTTCCAGAAACAGGTCAAACCCCGAGCAGGGCTATTGTGAAAGAGGAGCTAGATTAGTCTCGTCTCTCGACTTCTGGACTCTCTCCTCTGAAAACCTCATAG ctgTGTTGCCAACTGATCCTGTTAAAGAAAATTATGTGCGTAAAGTGAAAAACTGTGTTTTTTCAATTGCCTTCCCCACTCCTTTCCAATCAAGAGTACGTCTTGTAGCAGTTTCAAAG GAAGTGCTAGAAGATATTTTGGACCTTGATTTATCTGTCTCAGAAACAGATGATTTTATCCAGCTTGTAAGTGGTGGAAAGATAGTATTTGGATCCATTCCATTGGCTCACAGATATGGCGGCCACCAG tTTGGGATATGGGCAGATCAGCTTGGGGATGGAAGAGCCCATCTTATTGGAATTTACATGAACAG gcaAGGTGAAAAATGGGAGCTGCAATTAAAAGGCTCAGGAAAGACCCCATATTCCCG AAATGGCGATGGCAGAGCCATCCTTCGTTCCTCTCTGAGAGAATTTCTGTGTAGTGAAGCTATGCATTATCTCGGAATTCCCACCAGCAGAGCTGCAAG TCTGGTTGTGAGTGATGATGTGGTATGGAGAGATCAATTCTACAATGGAAACCTTGCAAAAGAACGAG GCGCAGTAGTGCTGCGTGTTGCAAAATCCTGGTTTAGAATTGGATCATTAGAAATTTTGACTCATTCTGGTGAACTGGATTTACTAAG GATGTTATTAGACTTCATCATACAGGAGTACTTCCCCTTAGTAGATGTCAAGGAACCTAACAGATATGTg gatttcttttctATTGTGGTGTTTGAGACGGCACAGCTCATTGCCTTGTGGATGTCTGTTGGTTTTGCTCATG gtgTTTGTAATACTGATAACTTCAGTTTGTTATCCATTACAATTGACTATGGTCCATTTGGTTTTATGGAGGCCTATAATCCAG ATTTTGTACCAAACACATCTGATGatgaaagaagatataaaataggAAATCAGGCCAATATTGGGATGTTTAATTTAAACAAGTTGTTACAAGCACTAAACCCATTATTGAATCCTAGGCAAAAGCAACT TGCCACTCAGATCCTTAAGGAGTATCCCGTTCTTTACTATACAAG ATTTAGAGAACTGTTCAAAGCCAAATTGGGATTACTTGGAAAAAGCGAGGGTGATGATGATTTAATTGCATTTCTCTTACAT CTCATGGAAAAGACAGAAGCTGACTTTACAATGACATTTCGGCAGCTCAGTGAGATCACTCAAAGCCAATTACAGGAACTAGTCATTCCTCAG GAATTCTGGGCACTGAAAATGATCTCAAAGCACAAACTCTTTCCTGCCTGGGTGTCCCAGTACCTTTCGAGACTCAAGAG TCTGCTCTGGATGAGGCGTGTCTGCTAA
- the LOC113903626 gene encoding uncharacterized protein LOC113903626 isoform X2, whose amino-acid sequence MLRGARRTVLNFPSPFLGENWTQRIKFPFCCLIWRLQFPPLLLLGVTCHAVVGSLWRPSLQGNANLLHLSRNRSNPEQGYCERGARLVSSLDFWTLSSENLIAVLPTDPVKENYVRKVKNCVFSIAFPTPFQSRVRLVAVSKEVLEDILDLDLSVSETDDFIQLVSGGKIVFGSIPLAHRYGGHQFGIWADQLGDGRAHLIGIYMNRQGEKWELQLKGSGKTPYSRNGDGRAILRSSLREFLCSEAMHYLGIPTSRAASLVVSDDVVWRDQFYNGNLAKERGAVVLRVAKSWFRIGSLEILTHSGELDLLRMLLDFIIQEYFPLVDVKEPNRYVDFFSIVVFETAQLIALWMSVGFAHGVCNTDNFSLLSITIDYGPFGFMEAYNPDFVPNTSDDERRYKIGNQANIGMFNLNKLLQALNPLLNPRQKQLATQILKEYPVLYYTRFRELFKAKLGLLGKSEGDDDLIAFLLHLMEKTEADFTMTFRQLSEITQSQLQELVIPQEFWALKMISKHKLFPAWVSQYLSRLKSNISDSDSERRKRMTG is encoded by the exons ATGCTGCGGGGCGCCCGACGAACAGTCCTTAACTTTCCTTCTCCGTTTTTAGGCGAAAATTGGACGCAGAGGATCAAGTTCCCGTTTTGCTGCCTAATTTGGAGGCTCCAGTTTCCGCCGCTGCTTCTCTTGGGCGTCACCTGCCACGCCGTTGTCGGCTCCTTATGGCGACCTAGCCTTCAGGGAAATGCCAACCTTTTGCACCTTTCCAGAAACAGGTCAAACCCCGAGCAGGGCTATTGTGAAAGAGGAGCTAGATTAGTCTCGTCTCTCGACTTCTGGACTCTCTCCTCTGAAAACCTCATAG ctgTGTTGCCAACTGATCCTGTTAAAGAAAATTATGTGCGTAAAGTGAAAAACTGTGTTTTTTCAATTGCCTTCCCCACTCCTTTCCAATCAAGAGTACGTCTTGTAGCAGTTTCAAAG GAAGTGCTAGAAGATATTTTGGACCTTGATTTATCTGTCTCAGAAACAGATGATTTTATCCAGCTTGTAAGTGGTGGAAAGATAGTATTTGGATCCATTCCATTGGCTCACAGATATGGCGGCCACCAG tTTGGGATATGGGCAGATCAGCTTGGGGATGGAAGAGCCCATCTTATTGGAATTTACATGAACAG gcaAGGTGAAAAATGGGAGCTGCAATTAAAAGGCTCAGGAAAGACCCCATATTCCCG AAATGGCGATGGCAGAGCCATCCTTCGTTCCTCTCTGAGAGAATTTCTGTGTAGTGAAGCTATGCATTATCTCGGAATTCCCACCAGCAGAGCTGCAAG TCTGGTTGTGAGTGATGATGTGGTATGGAGAGATCAATTCTACAATGGAAACCTTGCAAAAGAACGAG GCGCAGTAGTGCTGCGTGTTGCAAAATCCTGGTTTAGAATTGGATCATTAGAAATTTTGACTCATTCTGGTGAACTGGATTTACTAAG GATGTTATTAGACTTCATCATACAGGAGTACTTCCCCTTAGTAGATGTCAAGGAACCTAACAGATATGTg gatttcttttctATTGTGGTGTTTGAGACGGCACAGCTCATTGCCTTGTGGATGTCTGTTGGTTTTGCTCATG gtgTTTGTAATACTGATAACTTCAGTTTGTTATCCATTACAATTGACTATGGTCCATTTGGTTTTATGGAGGCCTATAATCCAG ATTTTGTACCAAACACATCTGATGatgaaagaagatataaaataggAAATCAGGCCAATATTGGGATGTTTAATTTAAACAAGTTGTTACAAGCACTAAACCCATTATTGAATCCTAGGCAAAAGCAACT TGCCACTCAGATCCTTAAGGAGTATCCCGTTCTTTACTATACAAG ATTTAGAGAACTGTTCAAAGCCAAATTGGGATTACTTGGAAAAAGCGAGGGTGATGATGATTTAATTGCATTTCTCTTACAT CTCATGGAAAAGACAGAAGCTGACTTTACAATGACATTTCGGCAGCTCAGTGAGATCACTCAAAGCCAATTACAGGAACTAGTCATTCCTCAG GAATTCTGGGCACTGAAAATGATCTCAAAGCACAAACTCTTTCCTGCCTGGGTGTCCCAGTACCTTTCGAGACTCAAGAG tAACATCAGTGACTCAgattctgaaagaagaaaaagaatgacag GATGA